The following proteins are encoded in a genomic region of Zea mays cultivar B73 chromosome 9, Zm-B73-REFERENCE-NAM-5.0, whole genome shotgun sequence:
- the LOC100277605 gene encoding 36.4 kDa proline-rich protein-like precursor, whose product MEASSKKLQAFILTLLLVLSTAVTPILSLSVPDDEVACDCDKPKAPKPSHPPKTKPSHPSPSPKPKNPKPPKGSTGYPAPGHQPPKSPSYPPVVGPPKGPVTRPPVMRPPVVGPPKGPVTRPPVTRPPVVGPPVTYPPITGPPTTPPVVGPPVTYPPITGPPTTPPVVGPPVTYPPITGPPATTPPVTGPPVTYPPGGGGGSSTPCPPPPSPTPTPSSPTCPADSLKLGACVDLLGGLVHIGLGDPVVNKCCPVLEGLVELEAAVCLCTTIKLRLLNINLYLPLALQLLLTCGKTPPPGYTCTV is encoded by the coding sequence atGGAAGCCAGCAGCAAGAAGCTCCAGGCGTTCATCCTCACGCTGCTGCTGGTGCTCTCCACCGCCGTGACTCCCATCCTCTCGCTGTCAGTGCCAGACGACGAGGTAGCCTGCGACTGCGATAAACCCAAGGCGCCCAAGCCGTCGCACCCGCCCAAGACCAAGCCCTCCCACCCGTCGCCGTCGCCGAAGCCCAAGAATCCCAAGCCACCCAAGGGCAGCACCGGGTACCCAGCGCCGGGGCACCAACCGCCCAAGAGCCCCTCCTACCCCCCGGTCGTCGGCCCTCCCAAGGGCCCCGTCACGCGCCCGCCAGTCATGCGTCCGCCGGTCGTCGGTCCTCCCAAGGGCCCCGTCACGCGCCCGCCGGTCACGCGTCCGCCGGTTGTCGGACCACCGGTGACCTACCCGCCGATCACCGGCCCTCCGACGACGCCGCCTGTTGTCGGACCACCGGTGACCTACCCGCCGATCACCGGCCCTCCAACAACGCCGCCTGTTGTCGGCCCACCGGTGACCTACCCACCGATCACTGGCCCGCCTGCGACGACGCCCCCGGTCACCGGTCCGCCCGTGACCTACCCTCCCGGCGGAGGCGGGGGAAGCTCGACGCCGTGCCCGCCGCCACCGAGCCCGACGCCGACGCCGTCGTCGCCTACGTGCCCGGCTGACTCGCTGAAGCTGGGCGCGTGCGTGGACCTGCTGGGCGGGCTGGTGCATATCGGCCTCGGCGACCCCGTGGTGAACAAGTGCTGCCCGGTGCTGGAGGGGCTGGTGGAGCTGGAGGCGGCCGTGTGCCTCTGCACCACCATCAAGCTCAGGCTCCTCAACATCAACCTCTACCTGCCACTGGCGCTCCAGCTCCTCCTCACCTGCGGCAAGACGCCGCCGCCGGGCTACACCTGCACCGTCTGA